The following are from one region of the Methyloversatilis discipulorum genome:
- a CDS encoding type II secretion system protein, with protein MKTARGFTLVEIAMALTIIALLSVGAIGTLQMAMLRARIAETQDALREAREAVTAYAVANRSLPCPAVSATDGTEQSRAGGSCASRRGLLPWTTLGVRGLDGWGNRLGYVVSSGMVKSPAGRIALSDTGSIRIYARDAAGTQSEIVTQTAVAYALWSHGENGRGATTAVGTLIADDSTSNIDEDVNSSQPANNAEQTLYAREGSSSADAVGGEFDDLVVWESRFVLFGRMISSGQLP; from the coding sequence ATGAAGACAGCGCGCGGATTCACCCTGGTCGAGATCGCGATGGCGCTGACCATCATCGCGCTGCTCAGCGTCGGCGCGATCGGTACGCTGCAGATGGCCATGCTGCGCGCGCGCATCGCCGAAACGCAGGACGCGCTGCGCGAGGCGCGCGAGGCGGTCACCGCCTACGCCGTCGCCAATCGCTCGCTGCCCTGCCCCGCCGTGTCGGCGACCGACGGCACCGAACAGAGCCGCGCCGGCGGCAGTTGCGCCAGCCGACGCGGCCTGCTGCCGTGGACGACACTGGGCGTACGCGGGCTCGACGGCTGGGGCAACCGGCTCGGCTACGTCGTATCGTCCGGAATGGTGAAGAGCCCGGCCGGGCGCATCGCGCTCAGTGACACCGGCAGCATCCGCATCTACGCGCGCGACGCGGCCGGCACGCAATCGGAAATCGTCACCCAGACGGCGGTCGCCTACGCGCTGTGGTCGCATGGCGAGAACGGCCGCGGTGCGACGACCGCGGTCGGCACGCTGATCGCCGACGATTCGACGAGCAACATTGACGAAGACGTGAACAGCTCCCAACCCGCAAATAACGCCGAACAGACGCTGTATGCGCGGGAGGGCAGCAGCAGCGCGGACGCGGTCGGTGGCGAGTTCGACGATCTGGTGGTATGGGAATCGCGCTTCGTGCTGTTCGGCCGCATGATCAGTTCCGGGCAGCTGCCGTGA
- a CDS encoding type II secretion system F family protein, whose translation MAIFSYKAMNAQGRMVFGRMDAANLVDLEMRLKRMQLDFVNGQPMKHAQPLFGHSLPRIELINFSFHLEQLVRSGVPLIEALTDLRDSTEHPRMREIVASLVESIEGGRSLSQAMAEHPGAFSKVFCALVRAGELTGNLPEVLREQVEAFKWEDELVSQTRRLLTYPAIVGTFLLFVIGVLMLVVVPDLARFFRNTGLELPLQTRILMGTSEFLQAWWPALILLVVLAVVGGAALLRLNPALRQRVDWIKLNLPVVGPILHKVVLSRFASMFAMMYGAGIPIIDAVRTSEDVVGNEAVRDSLRRAGMLIGQGQNVTAAFQSVGLFPPLVVRMLRVGESTGALDRALREVSYFYTRDVRESIARAQAAMEPTLTLVLGLLLMGVAFSVLGPVYDMLTRLKI comes from the coding sequence GTGGCCATCTTCTCGTACAAGGCGATGAACGCGCAGGGCCGTATGGTGTTCGGCCGCATGGACGCCGCCAATCTGGTCGATCTGGAAATGCGCCTGAAGCGCATGCAGCTCGACTTCGTGAACGGCCAGCCGATGAAGCACGCGCAGCCGCTGTTCGGCCACAGCCTGCCGCGTATCGAACTGATCAACTTCAGCTTCCACCTCGAACAACTGGTGCGTTCCGGCGTGCCGCTGATCGAGGCACTGACCGACCTGCGCGATTCGACCGAACACCCGCGCATGCGCGAAATCGTCGCCTCGCTGGTCGAGAGCATCGAGGGCGGGCGTTCGCTGTCGCAGGCGATGGCCGAACATCCGGGCGCCTTCAGCAAGGTGTTCTGCGCACTGGTGCGCGCCGGCGAACTGACCGGCAACCTGCCGGAAGTGCTGCGCGAACAGGTCGAGGCCTTCAAGTGGGAGGATGAGCTGGTGTCGCAGACCCGCCGTCTGCTCACCTACCCGGCCATCGTCGGCACCTTCCTGCTGTTCGTGATCGGCGTGCTGATGCTGGTGGTGGTGCCCGATCTGGCGCGCTTCTTCCGCAACACCGGGCTCGAACTGCCACTGCAGACGCGCATCCTGATGGGTACGTCGGAATTCCTGCAGGCCTGGTGGCCGGCGCTCATCCTGCTCGTCGTGCTGGCGGTCGTCGGCGGCGCGGCGCTGCTGCGCCTCAACCCGGCACTGCGCCAGCGGGTGGACTGGATCAAGCTCAATCTGCCGGTGGTCGGCCCCATCCTGCACAAGGTGGTGCTGTCGCGCTTCGCCAGCATGTTCGCGATGATGTACGGCGCCGGCATCCCCATTATCGACGCCGTGCGCACTTCGGAGGACGTGGTCGGCAACGAGGCGGTGCGCGATTCGCTGCGGCGCGCCGGCATGCTGATCGGCCAGGGCCAGAACGTCACCGCCGCCTTCCAGAGCGTGGGCCTGTTTCCGCCACTCGTGGTGCGCATGCTGCGCGTCGGCGAAAGCACCGGCGCACTCGACCGCGCGCTGCGCGAGGTGTCCTACTTCTACACGCGCGATGTGCGCGAGTCGATCGCCCGCGCGCAGGCGGCGATGGAACCCACACTGACGCTGGTGCTCGGCCTGCTGCTGATGGGCGTCGCCTTCTCGGTGCTGGGACCGGTGTACGACATGCTGACCCGGCTGAAGATCTGA
- a CDS encoding GspE/PulE family protein produces the protein MNAPVKPQRQPLGQMLLAQGLVSEDQLRIALQEQQRQNIPMGRLLVQLGFVSEATLRDALGVTLGKRTVDLTHALVDADALRLVPQALAKRHLLLPLNYAPSARRLTVAVSDVNDIVALDQLRALLPEGMDLDTVLAGETELAHAIDQAYGHELSIEGILTELETGEVDYRALAASADEYSQPVVRLIDALLTDAVKREASDIHFEPEAGFLRIRYRIDGLLRQIRALHRSYWPAMAVRIKVMAGMNIAEMRAPQDGRISLTISGRPVDFRVSSQPTLHGENIVLRILDRARGIVPLDGLGLAESQLDQLKLMIARPEGIILATGPTGSGKTTTLYSVLNHINSEGVNIMTLEDPVEYPMAQIRQTSVAESVKLDFANGVRSMMRQDPDIILVGEIRDAETADMAFRAAMTGHQVYSTLHTNSALGAIPRLLDIGILPDIMAGNIIGVIAQRLLRRLCVYCRRARTAEPHEVHLLGVRDGNPPDIHDAVGCPACEFTGYRGRLAVMELLRMDSDLDELVARRATARELRNAARAKGFRTLAEDGLRRVLDGSTSLEELARVVDLTERMSQGGPDWYAR, from the coding sequence ATGAATGCTCCGGTCAAACCACAACGCCAGCCGCTTGGCCAGATGCTGCTCGCGCAGGGGCTGGTGTCGGAGGACCAGCTGCGCATCGCGCTGCAGGAACAGCAACGGCAGAACATCCCGATGGGCCGGTTGCTGGTTCAGCTCGGCTTCGTCAGCGAAGCGACGCTGCGCGACGCGCTCGGCGTCACGCTGGGCAAGCGCACGGTAGACCTGACGCACGCGCTGGTCGATGCCGACGCATTGCGCCTGGTGCCGCAGGCGCTCGCCAAGCGCCATCTGCTGCTGCCGCTTAACTACGCGCCGAGCGCCCGTCGGCTGACGGTGGCCGTTTCAGACGTAAACGACATCGTCGCCCTCGACCAACTGCGCGCGCTGCTGCCCGAGGGCATGGACCTCGACACCGTGCTGGCCGGCGAAACCGAGCTGGCGCACGCGATCGACCAGGCCTACGGCCACGAACTGTCGATCGAAGGCATCCTGACCGAACTGGAAACCGGCGAAGTCGACTACCGCGCGCTGGCCGCGTCGGCCGACGAGTACAGCCAGCCGGTGGTGCGCCTGATCGACGCGCTGCTGACCGATGCGGTCAAGCGCGAAGCGTCCGACATCCACTTCGAGCCGGAAGCCGGCTTCCTGCGCATCCGTTACCGCATCGACGGCCTGCTGCGGCAGATCCGTGCGCTGCACCGCTCCTACTGGCCGGCGATGGCGGTGCGCATCAAGGTGATGGCGGGCATGAACATCGCCGAAATGCGCGCGCCGCAGGACGGCCGCATTTCGCTCACCATCAGCGGCCGGCCGGTGGACTTCCGCGTGTCGTCGCAACCGACGCTGCACGGCGAGAACATCGTGCTGCGCATCCTCGATCGCGCGCGCGGCATCGTGCCGCTCGACGGCCTCGGTCTGGCCGAGTCGCAGCTCGACCAGCTGAAACTGATGATCGCGCGACCGGAGGGCATCATCCTCGCCACCGGCCCGACCGGCAGCGGCAAGACCACCACGCTCTATTCGGTGCTGAACCACATCAACTCCGAAGGCGTGAATATCATGACGCTGGAGGACCCGGTCGAGTACCCGATGGCGCAGATCCGCCAGACCTCGGTCGCCGAATCGGTCAAGCTTGATTTCGCCAACGGCGTGCGTTCGATGATGCGGCAGGACCCGGACATCATTCTGGTCGGCGAGATCCGCGATGCCGAAACCGCCGACATGGCCTTCCGCGCCGCGATGACCGGTCACCAGGTGTATTCGACGCTGCACACCAATTCGGCGCTGGGCGCCATTCCGCGCCTGCTCGACATCGGCATCCTGCCGGACATCATGGCCGGCAACATCATCGGCGTGATCGCGCAACGTCTGCTGCGCCGGCTGTGCGTCTATTGCCGCCGGGCGCGCACGGCCGAACCGCACGAAGTGCACCTGCTCGGCGTGCGCGACGGCAATCCGCCGGACATCCACGACGCGGTCGGCTGCCCGGCCTGCGAATTCACTGGCTACCGTGGCCGGCTGGCGGTGATGGAACTGCTGCGCATGGATTCCGACCTCGACGAACTGGTCGCTCGCCGCGCCACCGCGCGCGAACTGCGCAACGCCGCCCGCGCCAAGGGCTTCCGTACGCTGGCCGAGGACGGCCTGCGGCGCGTGCTCGACGGTTCGACCTCGCTGGAGGAGCTGGCGCGCGTGGTCGACCTGACCGAGCGCATGAGCCAGGGCGGGCCGGACTGGTACGCGAGGTAG
- a CDS encoding tetratricopeptide repeat protein, with protein sequence MSLLLEALKKAEAAKRRDDEGGGDAPATEPQPAPAAPRITPAHELELIDDEIAQAARFAGLDVPEPTPSVPPPASPGSEAARLLFDAKKPTSRPPSLAWLLGGGALLLLGVGGWVAWQLSSLDSGRSAPAVPAAAPVAAPTNTPMAEPVKAPVEQSPLAMVPPTATATAPAAEPIAPSRAALPVTAPAMPDSSRFLSGQLSANPPVVEAPPPAPAAAPIRITRNAPAVPQDVADGYTAFQAGEFDRARIAYERALRADPRNPDALHGLAALAQHRRDEAGVRQLMRRIAEVDPSDTAARVALSDNVDPAVQEARLLDIAAAQPKSAAAAFALGSLYASQARWREAQQAYFNAYTLAPEQPDHAYNLAVSLDQLRQPRLALQYYREAMSLRAQHAAAFDADMVAARIRSLEAR encoded by the coding sequence GTGAGCCTGCTGCTGGAGGCGCTGAAGAAGGCCGAGGCGGCCAAGCGTCGCGACGACGAGGGTGGTGGCGACGCACCGGCTACCGAGCCGCAGCCGGCGCCCGCCGCCCCGCGCATCACCCCGGCGCACGAACTCGAACTGATCGACGACGAAATCGCTCAGGCCGCCCGCTTCGCCGGGCTCGACGTGCCGGAACCCACGCCGTCCGTACCGCCGCCCGCCAGCCCGGGCAGCGAGGCGGCGCGCCTGCTGTTCGACGCGAAGAAGCCGACGTCGCGTCCGCCCTCGCTGGCCTGGCTGCTCGGTGGCGGCGCGCTGCTGCTGCTCGGCGTCGGCGGCTGGGTCGCCTGGCAGCTGTCGTCGCTGGACAGCGGCCGCTCGGCGCCTGCAGTACCCGCGGCAGCACCCGTCGCAGCCCCGACGAACACGCCAATGGCCGAACCGGTCAAGGCGCCAGTCGAACAGTCACCGTTGGCCATGGTCCCCCCGACCGCTACCGCTACCGCGCCTGCCGCCGAGCCGATCGCCCCGAGCCGGGCCGCGCTTCCCGTAACCGCGCCGGCGATGCCGGATTCGTCCCGTTTCCTGTCCGGTCAGCTGTCGGCCAACCCGCCGGTGGTCGAGGCGCCGCCGCCCGCACCAGCCGCCGCGCCGATCCGCATTACCCGTAATGCCCCCGCCGTGCCGCAGGACGTGGCGGACGGCTACACCGCCTTCCAGGCTGGCGAGTTCGACCGCGCCCGTATCGCCTACGAACGCGCGTTGCGCGCCGATCCGCGCAATCCCGACGCGCTGCACGGTCTGGCCGCGCTGGCCCAGCACCGGCGCGACGAAGCCGGCGTGCGCCAGCTGATGCGGCGCATCGCCGAAGTCGATCCGTCGGATACCGCCGCCCGCGTCGCACTCAGCGACAACGTCGATCCGGCAGTCCAGGAAGCGCGCCTGCTCGACATCGCGGCCGCCCAGCCGAAATCGGCCGCCGCCGCGTTCGCGCTCGGTTCGCTGTATGCGTCGCAGGCGCGCTGGCGCGAGGCGCAGCAGGCCTATTTCAACGCCTACACGCTGGCACCCGAGCAGCCCGACCACGCCTACAACCTCGCCGTCAGCCTGGACCAGCTGCGCCAGCCGCGCCTCGCACTACAGTACTACCGTGAGGCGATGTCGCTGCGCGCGCAGCACGCCGCGGCCTTCGATGCCGACATGGTGGCGGCGCGCATCCGGTCGCTGGAGGCACGCTGA
- a CDS encoding type II secretion system protein GspD — translation MRAAPADTRTGRPSRYRRIGLLGTLMALLTGCAVHAPQPASTAHVLADKPAARPADDIPPPVTRPLAPPQPQPRHKTETYSVVVNQVPVRELLFALARDARVNVDIHPGIEGAVTLNAIDQTLPQLLARIAHQVDMRFELDGQNLVVMPDAPFLRSYRVDYVNMSRDVTGAVSINTQIASTTSAAVSSAGGGGGGGSVVGTGATAAGNSSSTRIENVARNRFWESLERNIRDLLRETDKLLPAESSEAPVAPVAGAEGSATPPERRTTFREAAAVILNPETGVINVRATSRQHEKVQEFITQVTRIARRQVLIEATIAEVQLTDNYQQGIDWTAFAGGGKRGGATLSLNTTSTDFTTNQPFAIGLGRNRELSDSIKLLETYGDVKVLSSPKLSVLNNQTALLKVVNNIVYFEIKSDVVANTNTQAVRSFTATPRSVSVGLVMAVTPQISADGFVLLNVRPTISRKVGDAQDPTPDLSAPNLVPVIQTRELESVMRVASGETAVLGGLMQDEINFRRDSIPGVSVLPILGPLLSARNETSRKTELVVLIRPVVIADASLDGDYAPLSSALPGRDFLTPSFPPPTLQPPKGPSTEPAP, via the coding sequence ATGCGTGCTGCACCTGCCGACACCCGGACCGGACGGCCCTCCCGTTACCGCCGCATCGGTCTGCTCGGCACCCTGATGGCGCTGCTGACCGGCTGCGCCGTACATGCGCCGCAGCCGGCCTCGACCGCCCATGTACTGGCCGACAAGCCCGCGGCACGACCGGCCGACGACATCCCGCCGCCGGTCACCCGGCCGCTCGCGCCACCGCAGCCGCAACCGCGGCACAAGACCGAAACCTACAGCGTGGTGGTGAATCAGGTACCGGTGCGCGAACTGCTGTTCGCGCTGGCGCGCGACGCTCGGGTCAACGTCGACATCCACCCGGGCATCGAGGGCGCAGTCACGCTGAACGCGATCGACCAGACGCTGCCGCAGTTGCTGGCGCGCATCGCCCACCAGGTCGACATGCGTTTCGAACTGGACGGCCAGAATCTGGTGGTGATGCCGGACGCCCCCTTCCTGCGCAGCTACCGCGTCGACTACGTGAACATGTCGCGCGACGTGACCGGCGCGGTGTCGATCAACACGCAGATCGCCTCGACCACGTCGGCCGCGGTCAGCAGCGCCGGCGGCGGTGGCGGTGGCGGCAGCGTCGTCGGCACTGGTGCGACGGCCGCCGGCAACAGTTCGAGCACGCGCATCGAGAACGTCGCGCGGAACCGCTTCTGGGAATCGCTGGAACGCAATATCCGCGATCTGCTGCGCGAGACCGACAAGCTGCTGCCGGCGGAGAGCAGCGAAGCGCCGGTGGCACCGGTGGCCGGTGCCGAGGGCTCGGCAACGCCGCCTGAGCGGCGGACCACCTTCCGCGAAGCGGCGGCCGTCATCCTGAATCCCGAGACCGGCGTCATCAATGTGCGCGCCACCTCACGCCAGCACGAGAAGGTGCAGGAGTTCATCACCCAGGTGACGCGCATCGCGCGCCGCCAGGTGCTGATCGAAGCAACCATCGCCGAGGTGCAGCTGACCGACAACTACCAGCAGGGCATAGACTGGACCGCCTTCGCCGGCGGCGGCAAGCGCGGTGGCGCCACGCTGTCCCTGAACACCACCTCGACCGACTTCACGACCAACCAGCCCTTCGCGATCGGACTCGGACGCAACCGCGAACTGTCGGACAGCATCAAGCTGCTCGAAACCTATGGCGACGTGAAGGTGCTGTCCAGCCCGAAACTGTCGGTGCTGAACAACCAGACCGCGCTGCTCAAGGTGGTCAACAACATCGTCTACTTCGAGATCAAGTCCGACGTCGTCGCCAACACCAACACGCAGGCGGTACGCAGCTTCACCGCGACGCCGCGTTCCGTGTCGGTCGGCCTGGTGATGGCGGTGACGCCACAGATCAGCGCAGACGGCTTCGTGCTGCTCAATGTGCGGCCGACGATTTCGCGCAAGGTGGGCGACGCGCAGGACCCGACGCCCGACCTCAGCGCCCCCAATCTGGTGCCGGTCATCCAGACGCGCGAACTCGAATCGGTGATGCGCGTAGCCAGCGGCGAAACCGCCGTGCTCGGCGGGCTGATGCAGGACGAGATCAATTTCCGTCGCGACAGTATTCCGGGTGTATCGGTGCTGCCGATACTTGGACCGCTGCTGTCGGCGCGCAACGAAACCTCGCGCAAGACCGAACTGGTGGTGCTGATCCGCCCGGTGGTCATCGCTGACGCCAGCCTGGACGGCGACTACGCGCCGTTGAGCAGCGCGCTGCCGGGTCGAGACTTCCTGACGCCTTCCTTTCCGCCGCCGACGCTGCAGCCGCCGAAAGGACCGTCCACGGAGCCGGCGCCGTGA
- a CDS encoding ExeA family protein, with amino-acid sequence MYLDHFGLREAPFLITPHADFFFGGANRSALLDALVYALGREEGLVKVSGEVGTGKTMLARVLIGRLPPHLRAIYLADPLMNRGELLAVLADELGCADTAGDSAHRMLRAVQQALVAEFSAGRQIVLLIDEAHAMPADTLEQIRLLSNLESERHKLIKIALFGQPELDALLDRPDMRQLKDRITQHFRLDPLAPDDVATYIDFRMRAAGYRGPAVFERAATARIARDSGGLTRRINVLADKSLLAAFARNAHAVTLADAQRAAADTQTRADLPPQRKAARNLLLTLGGVALVGAGYLLGRGDRVAAPSVADTVTARAEAAAATAPTPPTPAALPANTGELAAPPAPAPADPLESLLTASRAWSTTAPGERWFVQLMSVPAGRADHVLDYVRRAGRALDPQQLRAYRTDTAGDTQLAVIYGDFADLRSAQQAVDAMPDWIRGTRPVVRQLRSLRTDKP; translated from the coding sequence ATGTATCTCGATCACTTCGGCCTGCGCGAAGCGCCCTTCCTGATCACCCCGCACGCCGACTTCTTCTTCGGCGGCGCCAACCGCAGCGCGCTGCTCGACGCGCTGGTCTACGCGCTCGGCCGCGAAGAGGGTCTGGTCAAGGTGAGCGGCGAAGTCGGCACCGGCAAGACCATGCTCGCACGCGTGCTGATTGGCAGACTGCCGCCGCACCTGCGCGCGATCTACCTGGCCGATCCGCTGATGAACCGCGGCGAGCTGCTGGCCGTGCTGGCCGACGAGCTGGGCTGCGCCGACACCGCTGGCGACAGCGCTCACCGCATGCTGCGCGCAGTGCAGCAGGCGCTGGTCGCCGAGTTCTCGGCGGGTCGGCAGATCGTGCTGCTGATCGACGAAGCGCATGCGATGCCGGCCGATACGCTGGAACAGATCCGCCTGCTGTCCAATCTCGAATCCGAGCGCCACAAGCTGATCAAGATCGCGCTGTTCGGCCAGCCGGAACTCGACGCCCTGCTCGACCGGCCGGACATGCGACAGCTGAAGGACCGCATCACGCAACACTTCCGGCTCGACCCGCTGGCGCCGGATGACGTCGCGACCTACATCGACTTCCGCATGCGCGCCGCCGGCTATCGCGGCCCGGCTGTGTTCGAGCGGGCGGCGACGGCACGCATCGCGCGCGATTCCGGCGGTCTCACCCGGCGCATCAACGTGCTGGCCGACAAGTCCCTGCTGGCCGCTTTCGCCCGCAACGCACACGCGGTGACGCTGGCCGACGCGCAACGCGCCGCCGCCGACACGCAGACGCGCGCTGACCTGCCGCCGCAGCGCAAGGCAGCGCGCAACTTGCTGCTCACGCTGGGCGGAGTTGCGCTGGTCGGCGCCGGCTATCTGCTCGGCCGCGGCGATCGGGTGGCCGCACCGTCGGTTGCCGACACGGTGACCGCCCGCGCGGAGGCGGCCGCAGCGACAGCGCCGACGCCGCCCACCCCGGCCGCGTTGCCCGCGAATACAGGTGAGCTGGCCGCGCCTCCTGCGCCGGCTCCGGCCGATCCTCTGGAATCGCTGCTGACGGCGAGCCGGGCCTGGTCGACGACGGCCCCGGGCGAACGCTGGTTCGTGCAACTGATGTCGGTGCCCGCCGGTCGTGCCGACCACGTGCTCGACTATGTGCGTCGCGCGGGCCGCGCACTTGATCCGCAGCAGCTGCGTGCCTACCGCACGGACACCGCGGGCGACACGCAGCTGGCGGTGATCTATGGCGATTTCGCCGATCTGCGCAGCGCGCAGCAGGCGGTCGACGCGATGCCCGACTGGATACGCGGCACGCGACCCGTCGTGCGGCAGCTGCGCAGCCTGCGCACCGACAAACCATGA
- a CDS encoding sigma-54-dependent transcriptional regulator, protein MPNSARSPASRPGLLIVDDDPLIADSLSFLLEADFDVVSHASRSAAISWLREQASPPALALIDLGLPPNPHRPDEGYALIADLLAHSPDTRIVVLSGQGEENVARHARALGATEFVAKPAQPQALNALLRQLARTCHEEDSPALPALIGISAQMERLRAQIEQYARLPYPVLIEGESGTGKDIVANRLHAVGGSDRPFLALNCAAISPSLVEPTLFGHARGAFTGAQSARAGYFEEAAAGTLFLDEIGELPLDLQAKLLRVLENGEFQRVGETQLRRSNARIVAATNRDLGAEVRAGRFRSDLYHRLSVFTISLPPLRDMGDDRLRLLDHFRSQFCAQLARPPFTLDAAARTAWLDYGFPGNVRELRNIVIRLATKYPGQEVGREALLAEFDPTIRSGAAADEDGDLIDIATAELRAGGFRLDAKLREWESAYIDAAMRLARGNVSAAARLLGIARTTLYHRMEAPDGDAGAQD, encoded by the coding sequence ATGCCGAACTCAGCCCGATCCCCTGCAAGCCGTCCAGGACTGCTCATCGTCGACGACGATCCGCTGATCGCCGACTCGCTGTCCTTCCTGCTTGAAGCGGATTTCGACGTGGTCAGTCACGCGTCGCGCAGCGCAGCCATCAGTTGGCTGCGCGAGCAGGCGAGTCCGCCGGCGCTGGCGCTGATCGATCTCGGCCTGCCGCCCAACCCGCATCGTCCGGATGAAGGCTACGCGCTGATCGCCGACCTGCTCGCACATTCGCCGGACACGCGCATCGTCGTGCTGTCGGGCCAGGGCGAGGAGAACGTCGCGCGCCACGCTCGCGCACTCGGCGCCACCGAATTCGTCGCCAAACCGGCGCAGCCGCAGGCGCTCAATGCGCTGCTGCGCCAGCTCGCCCGGACCTGCCACGAGGAAGACTCGCCTGCGCTGCCGGCCCTGATCGGCATCAGCGCACAGATGGAACGCCTGCGCGCGCAGATAGAACAGTACGCGCGTCTGCCCTACCCGGTGCTGATCGAGGGCGAGTCGGGCACCGGCAAGGACATCGTGGCCAACCGCCTGCACGCCGTCGGCGGCAGCGACCGCCCCTTCCTGGCGCTGAACTGCGCCGCGATCTCGCCCAGCCTGGTCGAGCCCACGCTGTTCGGTCACGCCCGCGGCGCCTTCACCGGCGCGCAGTCGGCGCGCGCCGGCTATTTCGAGGAAGCCGCCGCCGGCACGCTGTTCCTCGACGAGATCGGCGAACTGCCGCTGGACCTCCAGGCCAAGCTGCTGCGCGTGCTGGAGAACGGCGAATTCCAGCGCGTCGGCGAAACCCAGTTGCGGCGCTCGAACGCGCGCATCGTCGCCGCCACCAACCGCGACCTCGGCGCTGAAGTGCGCGCCGGCCGCTTCCGCTCCGACCTCTATCACCGGCTCAGCGTATTCACCATTTCGCTGCCGCCGCTGCGCGACATGGGCGACGACCGCCTGCGCCTGCTCGATCATTTCCGCAGCCAGTTCTGCGCCCAGCTCGCCCGTCCGCCCTTCACGCTCGATGCCGCGGCGCGCACCGCGTGGCTGGACTACGGTTTTCCCGGCAATGTGCGCGAACTGCGCAACATCGTCATCCGTCTCGCCACGAAGTATCCGGGTCAGGAGGTCGGTCGCGAGGCCCTGCTCGCCGAGTTCGACCCGACCATACGCAGCGGCGCGGCTGCGGACGAGGACGGCGACCTGATAGACATCGCCACTGCCGAACTGCGCGCCGGCGGCTTCCGCCTCGACGCCAAGCTGCGCGAGTGGGAATCCGCCTATATAGATGCAGCCATGCGCCTGGCGCGCGGCAACGTCAGCGCTGCGGCGCGCCTGCTCGGCATCGCGCGCACCACGCTGTACCACCGGATGGAAGCGCCGGACGGCGACGCCGGCGCGCAGGACTGA